The following are from one region of the Pseudomonas putida genome:
- a CDS encoding methyl-accepting chemotaxis protein translates to MPLRRLSIQWKITLLAGLCLLAIVALLVSTSLAQARRSAVLVNQANTEMLDSSARLRLQAHAETQALRIQRYFMDAYQYGNGFARLVQVLKTRGGNDLRAELTRQARASLAGNPDVIGLYLVFQPNALGPDSQYLGQDAMGSNEAGRFSLYWSQPSPGTLELEAMPESMLGDASIGSNGTAKNRWLTCPQDTARTCMLEPYLDEVNGRQVLMTSIALPLLEHGKVVGVVGLDIGLANLQQLSLDGRRELFDGQGQVSIASAADLLAGNSRDDSKLGEPMDKTVADGLLRVAHPFTPIPDAAPWQVLLELPESVLQAPAVALNQRLDTHNHSANLTSLLVGLGAAVVGLLLVWLTARGVTRPILAVAARLEDIASGEGDLTRRLDYARQDELGQLTGWFNRFLDKLQPVIAQVKGSLREARSTADQSAAIASQTSNGMQQQHREIEQVATAANEMSATALDVAHNASQAAQAARAADQASREGLQLIDSTRQGIDRLAAGMNTAMDEARALEGRSGQIGSVLEVIRTIAEQTNLLALNAAIEAARAGEAGRGFAVVADEVRGLAQRTQTSVEEIRQVIEGLQQGTQDVVGAMHEGQRQAQDSAARMEQALPALQRIGEAVAVISDMNLQIASAAEEQSAVAEEVNRNVAGIRDVTESLAGQADESARISQALNRLANQQQALMEQFRV, encoded by the coding sequence ATGCCGCTGCGCCGCCTCTCCATCCAGTGGAAAATCACCCTGCTCGCCGGCCTTTGCCTGCTGGCCATCGTCGCCCTGCTGGTAAGTACCTCGCTGGCCCAGGCGCGGCGCAGCGCGGTACTGGTCAACCAGGCCAACACCGAAATGCTCGACAGCAGCGCACGCCTGCGCCTGCAGGCCCATGCCGAAACCCAGGCCCTGCGCATCCAGCGCTATTTCATGGACGCCTACCAGTACGGCAATGGCTTTGCCCGCCTGGTGCAAGTGCTCAAGACCCGTGGCGGCAACGACCTGCGCGCCGAACTGACGCGCCAGGCCCGCGCCAGCCTGGCTGGCAACCCGGATGTGATCGGCCTGTACCTGGTGTTCCAGCCCAACGCCCTGGGCCCGGACAGCCAGTACCTCGGCCAGGACGCCATGGGCAGTAACGAGGCCGGGCGTTTCTCGCTGTACTGGTCACAACCCAGTCCCGGCACCCTGGAGCTCGAAGCCATGCCGGAATCGATGCTCGGCGACGCCAGCATCGGCAGCAACGGCACGGCGAAGAACCGTTGGCTGACCTGCCCGCAGGACACCGCAAGAACCTGCATGCTCGAGCCATACCTCGACGAGGTGAATGGGCGCCAGGTGCTCATGACCAGCATTGCCCTGCCCCTGCTGGAGCACGGCAAGGTGGTCGGCGTGGTCGGCCTGGACATCGGCCTGGCCAACCTGCAGCAGTTGAGTCTGGACGGCCGCCGGGAGCTGTTCGACGGCCAGGGTCAGGTCAGCATCGCCAGCGCCGCCGACCTGCTGGCCGGCAACAGCCGCGACGACAGCAAGCTCGGCGAGCCGATGGACAAGACGGTAGCCGACGGCCTGCTGCGTGTTGCCCACCCGTTCACACCAATCCCTGACGCAGCCCCCTGGCAGGTATTGCTGGAACTGCCGGAAAGCGTGCTGCAGGCGCCTGCCGTGGCGCTCAACCAGCGCCTGGACACGCACAACCACAGCGCCAACCTCACCAGCCTGCTGGTTGGCCTGGGCGCTGCGGTAGTCGGCTTGTTGCTGGTGTGGCTGACCGCGCGCGGCGTAACCCGGCCAATCCTGGCCGTGGCCGCGCGCCTGGAAGACATCGCCAGCGGCGAAGGCGACCTCACCCGCCGCCTGGACTACGCCCGCCAGGACGAACTGGGCCAGCTCACCGGCTGGTTCAACCGCTTCCTCGACAAGCTGCAGCCGGTCATAGCCCAGGTCAAAGGCTCACTGCGGGAGGCCCGTAGTACTGCCGACCAGTCGGCAGCCATCGCCAGCCAGACCAGCAACGGCATGCAGCAACAGCACCGTGAAATCGAACAGGTGGCCACCGCTGCCAACGAGATGAGCGCCACCGCCCTGGATGTCGCCCATAACGCTTCGCAAGCGGCCCAGGCCGCACGCGCAGCCGACCAGGCCAGCCGCGAGGGCCTGCAACTGATCGACAGCACCCGGCAGGGCATCGATCGCCTGGCCGCCGGCATGAACACCGCCATGGACGAGGCACGCGCGCTGGAAGGCCGCAGCGGGCAGATCGGTTCGGTGCTGGAAGTGATCCGCACCATTGCCGAGCAAACCAACCTGCTGGCGCTCAACGCCGCCATCGAAGCCGCACGCGCTGGCGAAGCCGGGCGTGGTTTTGCCGTGGTTGCCGATGAGGTGCGTGGCCTGGCCCAGCGCACGCAGACATCGGTGGAAGAAATTCGCCAGGTCATCGAGGGCTTGCAGCAAGGCACCCAGGATGTGGTGGGTGCCATGCACGAAGGCCAGCGCCAGGCCCAGGACAGCGCCGCGCGGATGGAACAGGCGCTGCCGGCACTGCAGCGCATTGGCGAGGCGGTGGCGGTGATCAGCGACATGAACCTGCAGATTGCCTCGGCGGCTGAGGAGCAGAGTGCGGTGGCTGAAGAAGTGAACCGCAACGTGGCCGGCATTCGCGATGTAACCGAATCGCTGGCTGGCCAGGCCGATGAATCGGCGCGGATCAGCCAGGCCTTGAACCGGCTGGCGAACCAGCAACAGGCGCTGATGGAGCAGTTCCGCGTCTAG
- a CDS encoding cation transporter → MQNPTRTTFFDITSEQGLLRTSIAVTLFIATIGIAFGLASGSFSIVFDGVYSLVDASMSGLSLVVVRLITAHTTSVQMSRKLRERFTMGFWHLEPMVLALNGILLSGVAIYALINAVSSLLQGGRHLEFGIAMVYAVLTVIACVTIAIVEARANRKLGSDFVRMDVKGWVMSASITAALLIAFCFGYAVQGTSLEWVSPYIDPAVLALVCLVIVPLPMSVVRQALAEIFLVTPGDLKLHVDEVAKAFVARHGLQSYRAYVAKVGRSREIELYFIVPKAMAAKTIDEWDAWRNEIGDAVGGEGPDRWLTVVFTGDPEWAE, encoded by the coding sequence ATGCAAAACCCAACCAGAACCACCTTCTTCGACATCACCAGCGAACAGGGCCTGCTACGCACCTCGATCGCCGTCACCCTGTTCATAGCCACTATCGGCATCGCCTTCGGCCTGGCCTCCGGCTCGTTCTCCATCGTGTTCGATGGCGTCTACTCGCTGGTCGACGCCAGCATGAGCGGGCTGTCGCTGGTGGTGGTCAGGCTGATCACCGCGCACACCACCAGCGTGCAGATGTCGCGCAAGTTGCGTGAGCGCTTCACCATGGGCTTCTGGCACCTGGAACCCATGGTGTTGGCGCTCAACGGCATCCTGCTCAGCGGCGTGGCCATCTATGCACTGATCAACGCCGTCAGCAGCCTGCTGCAAGGCGGGCGCCACCTGGAGTTCGGCATCGCCATGGTCTACGCGGTGCTGACCGTGATCGCCTGTGTGACCATCGCCATTGTCGAGGCCCGCGCCAACCGCAAGCTGGGTTCGGATTTCGTGCGAATGGACGTCAAGGGCTGGGTGATGTCGGCCAGCATCACCGCCGCCCTGCTGATCGCCTTCTGCTTTGGCTATGCGGTGCAAGGCACGTCGCTGGAGTGGGTGTCGCCGTACATCGACCCGGCGGTGCTGGCGCTGGTCTGCCTGGTGATCGTGCCGTTGCCGATGTCGGTGGTGCGCCAGGCCCTTGCGGAAATATTCCTGGTGACCCCTGGCGACCTCAAGCTGCATGTAGACGAAGTCGCCAAAGCCTTCGTCGCACGCCATGGGCTGCAGTCGTACCGCGCCTATGTGGCCAAGGTCGGGCGCTCGCGGGAGATCGAGCTGTATTTCATCGTCCCCAAGGCCATGGCCGCGAAAACCATCGATGAATGGGATGCGTGGCGCAACGAGATTGGTGATGCGGTGGGGGGTGAAGGGCCGGACCGTTGGCTGACGGTGGTGTTTACCGGGGATCCGGAGTGGGCTGAATAA
- the queC gene encoding 7-cyano-7-deazaguanine synthase QueC, with product MTEKRAVILLSGGLDSATVVAMAKAEGYSCYTMSFDYGQRHRAELNAAARVARDLGVVEHKVIGLSLDGIGGSALTDSSIDVPETPGEGIPVTYVPARNTVFLSLALGWAEVLDARDIFIGVNAVDYSGYPDCRPEFVEAFERMANLATKAGVEGQGFRIQAPLQNMSKAQIVQAGMARGVDYSLTVSCYQADDDGRACGKCDSCRLRADGFKAAGVEDPTRYF from the coding sequence ATGACCGAAAAACGCGCAGTAATCCTGTTGTCCGGCGGCCTGGACTCGGCCACCGTGGTTGCCATGGCCAAGGCCGAAGGTTATAGCTGCTACACGATGAGTTTCGACTACGGCCAGCGCCACCGTGCCGAACTGAACGCCGCCGCCCGCGTTGCCCGCGACCTGGGCGTGGTCGAGCACAAGGTGATCGGCCTGAGCCTGGACGGCATCGGCGGTTCGGCATTGACCGACAGCAGCATCGACGTGCCGGAAACCCCGGGTGAAGGCATCCCCGTCACCTACGTGCCGGCGCGCAACACCGTGTTCCTGTCCCTGGCCCTGGGCTGGGCAGAGGTGCTGGATGCTCGCGACATCTTTATTGGCGTCAATGCCGTGGATTACTCCGGCTACCCAGATTGCCGCCCCGAGTTCGTCGAAGCCTTCGAGCGCATGGCCAACCTGGCGACCAAGGCCGGCGTCGAAGGGCAGGGCTTCCGTATCCAGGCGCCGTTGCAGAACATGAGCAAGGCGCAGATCGTGCAGGCCGGCATGGCTCGCGGCGTGGATTACAGCCTGACCGTTTCCTGCTACCAGGCCGATGATGACGGCCGCGCTTGCGGCAAATGCGACAGCTGCCGCCTGCGTGCCGACGGCTTCAAGGCAGCTGGTGTCGAAGACCCGACGCGATACTTTTGA
- the queE gene encoding 7-carboxy-7-deazaguanine synthase QueE → MQDTLRITEVFYSLQGETRTAGLPTVFVRLTGCPLRCQYCDSAYAFSGGTLRTLDSILEQVAGFKPRYVCVTGGEPLAQPNALPLLQRLCDAGYQVSLETSGALDIAGTDTRVSRVVDLKTPGSEESHRNRYENIEQLTRNDQVKFVICSREDYDWAVSKLIQYNLAERAGEVLFSPSHHQVNASDLADWIVADNLPVRFQLQLHKLLWNDEPGR, encoded by the coding sequence ATGCAAGACACATTACGCATTACCGAAGTCTTTTACTCTTTGCAGGGTGAAACGCGAACGGCTGGGCTGCCCACGGTATTCGTGCGCCTCACCGGTTGCCCCCTGCGCTGTCAGTACTGCGACAGTGCCTATGCCTTCAGTGGCGGTACCCTTCGCACCCTCGATTCGATCCTCGAGCAGGTCGCCGGCTTCAAGCCGCGCTACGTCTGCGTCACCGGTGGCGAGCCATTGGCGCAGCCCAACGCCTTGCCGCTGTTGCAGCGCCTGTGTGACGCCGGTTACCAGGTGTCGCTGGAAACCAGCGGCGCGCTGGATATCGCCGGCACCGACACCCGTGTCAGCCGCGTGGTCGACCTGAAGACCCCTGGCTCCGAAGAGTCGCACCGTAACCGTTACGAGAACATCGAGCAGCTGACCCGCAACGACCAGGTCAAGTTCGTCATCTGTTCCCGTGAGGACTACGACTGGGCGGTCTCCAAGCTGATCCAGTACAACCTTGCCGAGCGTGCTGGCGAGGTACTGTTCTCGCCCAGCCACCACCAGGTGAACGCCAGCGACCTGGCGGACTGGATCGTCGCCGACAACCTGCCCGTACGCTTCCAGCTGCAGCTGCACAAGCTGCTGTGGAACGACGAACCCGGACGTTGA
- the ybgF gene encoding tol-pal system protein YbgF — MRMCRRVVTVLALSLPLAAWAEVPVVDDNAGSYPPAGYGTSGAYAGSGASAPASAQGQLFMQLQQMQDQLSRQQGIIEELQNDVSRMKQENLERYQDLDRRINSGAAPAATPDNSSSGGASGAAPDAAAGAAAQQPAASSEPGDPAKEKLYYDAAFDLIKQKDFDKASQAFNAFLRKYPNSQYAGNAQYWLGEVNLAKGDLPAASQAFAQVSQKYPKHSKVPDSLYKLADVERRMGHTDKVKGILQQVITQYPGTSAAQLAQRDLQKL; from the coding sequence ATGCGTATGTGCCGCCGTGTAGTAACCGTCCTCGCACTCAGCCTGCCGCTCGCGGCCTGGGCTGAGGTCCCTGTAGTTGATGACAACGCAGGCAGCTATCCGCCTGCGGGTTATGGCACGAGCGGCGCCTATGCCGGGTCAGGGGCTTCGGCCCCTGCCTCTGCACAGGGCCAGCTGTTCATGCAGCTGCAACAGATGCAGGATCAGCTTTCCCGCCAGCAAGGCATCATCGAAGAGCTGCAGAACGATGTGTCGCGCATGAAGCAAGAAAACCTGGAGCGTTACCAGGACCTGGACCGTCGCATCAACAGTGGCGCCGCGCCTGCCGCGACCCCTGACAATTCCTCCAGTGGTGGTGCATCCGGTGCCGCCCCCGATGCAGCAGCAGGTGCTGCTGCGCAACAACCGGCCGCCAGTAGCGAGCCCGGTGATCCGGCGAAAGAAAAGCTCTACTACGATGCTGCTTTCGACCTGATCAAGCAGAAAGACTTCGACAAGGCCAGCCAGGCGTTCAACGCCTTCCTGCGCAAGTACCCCAACAGCCAGTACGCCGGCAATGCCCAGTACTGGCTGGGTGAGGTGAACCTGGCCAAGGGCGACCTGCCGGCTGCCAGCCAGGCCTTCGCCCAGGTCAGCCAGAAGTATCCGAAGCACAGCAAGGTGCCGGATTCGCTGTACAAGCTGGCCGACGTCGAGCGCCGCATGGGCCACACCGACAAGGTCAAGGGTATTCTGCAGCAGGTCATCACCCAGTACCCAGGCACCTCGGCCGCACAACTGGCCCAGCGTGACCTGCAGAAGCTCTAA
- the pal gene encoding peptidoglycan-associated lipoprotein Pal, whose translation MEMLKFGKFAALALAMAVAVGCSSKGGDNAGEGAAVDPNAGYGANTGAVDGSLSEEAALRAITTFYFEYDSSDLKPEAMRALDVHAKDLKANGNRVVLEGNTDERGTREYNMALGERRAKAVQRYLVLQGVSPAQLELVSYGEERPVATGNDEQSWAQNRRVELRK comes from the coding sequence ATGGAAATGCTGAAGTTTGGTAAATTTGCTGCGCTGGCTCTGGCCATGGCCGTAGCTGTAGGTTGCTCCTCCAAGGGCGGTGACAACGCAGGCGAAGGCGCTGCTGTAGATCCGAACGCTGGCTACGGTGCCAACACTGGTGCTGTTGACGGCTCCCTGAGCGAAGAAGCTGCCCTGCGCGCAATCACCACCTTCTACTTCGAATACGACAGCTCGGACCTGAAGCCAGAAGCCATGCGCGCTCTGGACGTTCACGCCAAGGACCTGAAAGCCAACGGCAACCGCGTTGTCCTGGAAGGCAACACCGACGAGCGCGGCACCCGCGAGTACAACATGGCTCTGGGTGAGCGTCGTGCCAAGGCCGTTCAGCGTTACCTGGTTCTGCAGGGCGTTTCCCCTGCTCAGCTGGAACTGGTCTCCTACGGTGAAGAGCGTCCGGTTGCCACTGGCAACGACGAGCAGTCCTGGGCTCAGAACCGTCGCGTAGAACTGCGTAAGTAA
- the tolB gene encoding Tol-Pal system beta propeller repeat protein TolB, which translates to MLCCVAGMAVAEEKNILVTSGSDRATPIAVVPFGLQGGSVLPEDMADIIGNDLRNSGYYSPIPRQNMISQPSQASEVIFRDWKALGAQYVMVGSIVPSGGRLQVQYALFNVATEQQVLTGSVAGSVDQLRDMAHYISDQSFEKLTGIKGAFSTRMLYVTAERFSTNNTRYTLQRSDYDGARAVTLLQSREPILSPRFAPDGKRIAYVSFEQKRPRIFVQHIDTGRREQVTNFEGLNGAPAWSPDGTRLAFVLSKDGNPDIYVMNVASRQISRVTAGPGINTEPFWGKDGNTLYFTSDRGGKPQIYKQSVSGGGAERVTFVGNYNANPKLSADEKTLVMIHRQQGFTNFKVAAQDLQRGSVKILSETSLDESPTVAPNGTMLIYATRQQGRGVLMLVSLNGRVRLPLPTAQGEVREPSWSPYLN; encoded by the coding sequence ATGCTGTGCTGCGTGGCAGGCATGGCCGTGGCAGAGGAAAAGAACATCCTGGTCACCAGCGGCAGCGACCGGGCCACGCCCATCGCGGTAGTGCCGTTCGGTCTGCAGGGCGGCAGCGTGCTGCCGGAAGACATGGCCGACATCATCGGCAACGACCTGCGCAACTCCGGCTACTACTCGCCGATTCCGCGGCAGAACATGATCAGCCAGCCGTCGCAGGCCAGCGAAGTGATCTTCCGTGACTGGAAAGCGCTGGGCGCGCAGTACGTGATGGTCGGCAGCATCGTGCCGTCGGGCGGTCGCCTGCAGGTGCAGTACGCGCTGTTCAACGTCGCCACCGAGCAGCAAGTGCTGACCGGTAGCGTGGCAGGCAGCGTCGATCAGCTGCGCGACATGGCGCACTACATTTCCGACCAGTCGTTCGAGAAGCTCACCGGCATCAAGGGTGCGTTCTCCACCCGCATGCTGTACGTGACGGCCGAGCGTTTCTCTACCAACAATACCCGCTATACCCTGCAGCGTTCGGACTACGACGGTGCGCGTGCGGTTACCCTGCTGCAATCGCGTGAACCGATCCTGTCGCCACGCTTTGCGCCGGATGGCAAGCGCATCGCCTATGTCTCGTTCGAGCAGAAGCGCCCGCGCATCTTCGTCCAGCACATCGATACCGGTCGCCGCGAGCAGGTCACCAACTTCGAAGGCCTGAACGGGGCGCCAGCCTGGTCGCCGGACGGCACCCGCCTGGCATTCGTGCTGTCGAAGGACGGCAACCCGGACATCTACGTGATGAACGTGGCCTCGCGCCAGATCAGCCGTGTCACCGCCGGCCCGGGCATCAACACCGAGCCGTTCTGGGGCAAGGATGGCAACACCCTGTACTTCACCTCCGACCGTGGCGGCAAGCCGCAGATCTACAAGCAGTCGGTCAGTGGCGGTGGTGCCGAGCGTGTAACGTTCGTGGGTAACTACAACGCCAACCCGAAACTGTCGGCGGACGAAAAGACCCTGGTGATGATCCATCGCCAGCAGGGCTTCACCAACTTCAAAGTTGCGGCCCAGGATTTGCAACGCGGAAGTGTAAAGATTCTCTCGGAAACGAGTCTTGATGAGTCTCCCACTGTTGCGCCAAACGGCACCATGCTAATCTACGCCACCCGCCAGCAGGGCCGGGGAGTCTTGATGCTCGTGTCGCTTAATGGCCGCGTGAGGCTCCCACTTCCTACCGCTCAAGGCGAAGTCAGAGAACCGTCCTGGTCCCCTTACCTGAACTGA
- the tolA gene encoding cell envelope integrity protein TolA: MQQREPSASESYFWPSVWAIGLHVLVFALLFVSFAMTPELPPSKPIVQATLYQLKSKSQATTQTNQKIAGEAKKTASRQTEVEQLEQKKVEQEAVKAAEQKKADAAQKAEEAREAAEAKKAEAAAEAAKAAEAKKAAEAKKAEEAKKAAEKQQADIAKKKAEEEKKKAEEEAKKEAAEEAKKQAAEDARKKAAEEAKKKAAEDAKKKAAAEDAKKKAAEEAKKKAAADAQKKKAQEAARKAAEDKKAQALAELLSDTTERQQALADEQGDQVAGDFDDLIRLRAAEGWARPPSARKGMTVVLQINMLPDGTITNVSVARSSGDGPYDSSAVAAVKNIGRLTEMQGMKPSDFNQYRSFKMTFTPEDLAL; this comes from the coding sequence GTTCGTCAGTTTTGCCATGACGCCTGAGCTGCCGCCATCCAAGCCGATCGTCCAGGCTACCCTGTACCAGCTCAAGTCCAAGAGCCAGGCGACTACCCAGACCAATCAGAAGATTGCCGGGGAAGCGAAGAAAACTGCTTCGCGCCAGACCGAGGTCGAGCAGCTGGAACAGAAGAAGGTCGAGCAAGAGGCCGTGAAGGCCGCGGAACAAAAGAAAGCCGACGCCGCTCAAAAGGCCGAAGAGGCCCGCGAGGCCGCCGAAGCCAAGAAAGCCGAGGCCGCTGCCGAAGCCGCCAAGGCTGCCGAGGCCAAGAAAGCCGCCGAAGCCAAGAAGGCCGAAGAGGCGAAGAAGGCTGCCGAGAAGCAGCAGGCCGACATCGCGAAGAAGAAGGCCGAGGAAGAGAAGAAAAAAGCCGAAGAAGAGGCCAAGAAAGAGGCCGCTGAAGAGGCGAAGAAACAAGCCGCCGAGGATGCCAGGAAAAAGGCAGCCGAAGAGGCCAAGAAGAAAGCAGCCGAGGACGCCAAGAAGAAAGCGGCGGCCGAGGACGCGAAGAAGAAGGCAGCTGAAGAGGCCAAGAAGAAGGCCGCTGCAGACGCCCAGAAGAAAAAGGCACAGGAAGCGGCCCGCAAGGCGGCGGAAGACAAGAAAGCCCAGGCCCTGGCCGAGCTGTTGTCCGACACCACCGAACGGCAGCAGGCGCTGGCCGACGAGCAGGGTGACCAGGTGGCCGGCGACTTCGACGACCTGATTCGCTTGCGCGCGGCCGAGGGCTGGGCACGTCCGCCATCCGCGCGCAAGGGCATGACGGTGGTCCTGCAGATCAACATGTTGCCGGACGGTACCATCACCAACGTCAGCGTGGCCCGGTCCAGTGGTGACGGCCCGTACGACAGTTCGGCGGTGGCTGCGGTGAAGAACATTGGTCGTTTGACCGAGATGCAGGGTATGAAGCCGAGCGATTTCAACCAATATCGTTCGTTCAAGATGACATTTACACCTGAGGATCTAGCGTTGTGA